CTGAACTCCGTGGCCTTCACGGCCTTCGGACAGGACATCAAGTGGTCCGACATGGTCGGCAACATCGTCGGACTGATCGCCCTGGCCCTCGGCTGGCGGCGCTCCATCTGGACCTGGCCCGCCCAGCTCCTCTCCGGCCTCGTCCTGGTGGCCGCCTACGCCTCGGCCGGACTCAGCGGCGGCGTCGGGAAACAGCTCCTGGTCATCGTGGTCGCGCTGTGGGGCTGGCACCAGTGGAGCCAGGGCCGGCGGCAGGCCCGTGACGGCTCCGTCGCCGTCCGCTTCGCGAGCCGGACCGAGCGCGCGCTGCTGGCCGGCGGCGCCGCCGTCGGCACCCTCGCGGTCGCCGGTCTCTTCCTGGCCTTCCCCTCGCTCTCCTGGAGCCCGTGGGCCGACGCCTATATCTTCGTGGGCACCGTCGTGGCGATGATCGCCCAGGCCCGGGGGCTGGTCGAGTTCTGGTTCGCCTGGCTCCTGGTGGACCTCGTCGGCGTCCCCCTCGCGTTCAGCAGCGGTCTCGCCTTCTCCGGCATCGTCTACGTCGTCTACTTCGGACTGGTGCTGTGGGGACTGCGGGACTGGTGGCTGCGGTCCCGCACCCCGGCCCTGAAAGGAGTCCCCGCGTGAACACCGCCCTGCCCTCCGGACCGGCTCCCGCCCGCTCCCCGGAACGATCCCCGGAACGGCCCCCTGAGCCGTCCCCGGAGCCCCGGGCCGGGGCCCCGCTCTGGTACCCCGCCGCCGACCCCGGCCCCGAGGACTTCGCCCTCGACCCCGTCGAGCAGGCCATCCGGGACATCGCCGCGGGCCGCCCCGTCGTGGTCGTCGACGACGAGAACCGCGAGAACGAGGGCGACCTCGTCATCGCCGCCGAGAAGGCGACCCCCGAGATCGTCGCGTTCATGATGAGCGAGTGCCGCGGGCTGATCTGCGCGCCCATGGAGGCCGAGGAGCTGGACCGGCTGGAACTCCCGCAGATGGTGGAGCGCAACACCGAGTCCCTCCAGACCGCCTTCACCGTCTCCGTCGACGCGAGCCGCGCCCACGGCGTGACCACCGGCATCAGCGCCGCCGACCGCTCCACCACCCTGCGGCTGCTGGCCGCCGGGGACACCGCCCCCGCCGACCTCGTCCGCCCCGGCCACATCTTCCCGCTGCGCGCCAAGCGGGGCGGGGTCCTCGTCCGCAACGGCCACACCGAGGCCGCCGTCGACCTCGCCCGGCTCGCCGGGCTGCGCCCCGCCGGGGCGATCGTGGAGATCGCGGGCGAGGACGGCCGGATGCTCCGGCTGCCCGAGCTGATCCCGTTCGCCCGCAAACACGGGCTGACGATCATCTCCATCGAGGACCTGATCGCCTACCGCCGGGCGGGCGAGCCCACCGTCGAGCGCGAGGCCGCCGTCGACCTGCCGACCTCCTTCGGCCGCTTCACCGCCTACGGCTACCGCTCCACGATCGACGGGGTCGAGCACATCGCCCTCGTCCACGGCGACATCGGCGACGGCGAGGACGTCCTCGTCCGGCTCCACTCCGAGTGCCTCACCGGCGACATCTTCCACTCGCTGCGCTGCGACTGCGGACCCCAGCTCCACGCCTCCATGGACCACATCACCCGCGCCGGACGCGGTGTCGTGGTCTATCTCCGCGGCCACGAGGGCCGGGGCATCGGCCTGCTGCCCAAGCTGCGCGCGTACGAACTCCAGGAGCGCGGCCGGGACACCCTGGACGCCAATCTGGAGCTGGGGCTCCCCGCCGACGCCCGGGACTACGCCGCCGGGGCCCAGATCCTCGCCGACCTCGGGGTGCACAGCCTCCGGCTGATCACCAACAACCCCGACAAGGTCACCGCGCTCGCCCGGCACGGTCTCACCGTCCACGGCCGGGAGCGGCTGCCCGTCCAGGCGGGCGAACACAATCTGCGCTATCTGCGCACCAAACGGGACCGGATGGGCCATGAGCTGCCGGACCTCGACACCGAACACCCGCACCACCCCACCCGACCGCACCACCGAGGAGAAGCGTGAGCGGCAACGGCGCACCCGAACTGTCGGTACGCAACTGCGGCGACCTCCGTGTCGCCGTGATCGCTGCCCTGTGGCACGAGAAGATCATGGACGGGCTCGTCGACGGGGCCCTGCGCGCCCTGCGGGAGCTGGGCATCGACGAGCCGACCCTGCTGAGGGTCCCCGGGAGCTTCGAGCTTCCCGTGGTCGCCAAGGTGCTCGCCGGACGCGGCTATGACGCCGTCGTCGCGCTCGGGGTCGTCATCCGCGGCGGCACCCCGCACTTCGACTATGTGTGTCAGGGCGTCACCCAGGGCCTGACCCAGGTGGCCGTCGACACCGGTGTCCCCGTCGGCTTCGGCGTGCTGACGTGCGACACGGAGGAACAGGCGCTCGACCGGGCCGGCCTCGCGGGCTCCCGGGAGGACAAGGGCCACGAGGCGGTCACCGCCGCCGTCGCGACCGCCACGGCCCTGCGTTCGTTCAGCGAAC
The nucleotide sequence above comes from Streptomyces clavuligerus. Encoded proteins:
- a CDS encoding nicotinamide mononucleotide transporter family protein — encoded protein: MNVFSTLNSVAFTAFGQDIKWSDMVGNIVGLIALALGWRRSIWTWPAQLLSGLVLVAAYASAGLSGGVGKQLLVIVVALWGWHQWSQGRRQARDGSVAVRFASRTERALLAGGAAVGTLAVAGLFLAFPSLSWSPWADAYIFVGTVVAMIAQARGLVEFWFAWLLVDLVGVPLAFSSGLAFSGIVYVVYFGLVLWGLRDWWLRSRTPALKGVPA
- a CDS encoding bifunctional 3,4-dihydroxy-2-butanone-4-phosphate synthase/GTP cyclohydrolase II yields the protein MNTALPSGPAPARSPERSPERPPEPSPEPRAGAPLWYPAADPGPEDFALDPVEQAIRDIAAGRPVVVVDDENRENEGDLVIAAEKATPEIVAFMMSECRGLICAPMEAEELDRLELPQMVERNTESLQTAFTVSVDASRAHGVTTGISAADRSTTLRLLAAGDTAPADLVRPGHIFPLRAKRGGVLVRNGHTEAAVDLARLAGLRPAGAIVEIAGEDGRMLRLPELIPFARKHGLTIISIEDLIAYRRAGEPTVEREAAVDLPTSFGRFTAYGYRSTIDGVEHIALVHGDIGDGEDVLVRLHSECLTGDIFHSLRCDCGPQLHASMDHITRAGRGVVVYLRGHEGRGIGLLPKLRAYELQERGRDTLDANLELGLPADARDYAAGAQILADLGVHSLRLITNNPDKVTALARHGLTVHGRERLPVQAGEHNLRYLRTKRDRMGHELPDLDTEHPHHPTRPHHRGEA
- the ribH gene encoding 6,7-dimethyl-8-ribityllumazine synthase, whose product is MSGNGAPELSVRNCGDLRVAVIAALWHEKIMDGLVDGALRALRELGIDEPTLLRVPGSFELPVVAKVLAGRGYDAVVALGVVIRGGTPHFDYVCQGVTQGLTQVAVDTGVPVGFGVLTCDTEEQALDRAGLAGSREDKGHEAVTAAVATATALRSFSEPWR